The genomic region TCATCAATGTTGAATGTAATCTCTACGAGATCCGCAGAGGCCAGGAGATCAGTGTCGGGGCAGCTGCCACGATCCTCTCCAATTACCTGAACCAGAATCGCTTTTCGCCGTATTACGTTCAGCTCCTTGTTGGCGGTGTTGACACCAGCGGTCCTTCGGTCTACTCAGTAGATGCAGCCGGCGGTGCCACACTTGAAGAGAACTTTGTCTCCACCGGGTCGGGTTCCCTGACCGCGTATGGTGTTTTAGAGGATCGCTTCAAAACCAATATGACCGAGAACGAGGCGATAGAACTAGCCGTTCGGGCTCTTCGCGCTGCGATGCTCCGTGACTCAGCCTCCGGAGAGGGATACAATGTGGTAATCATAACGCAGGAGAAATTCGCGTATCTGCCTGAGGATAAAATAGTTGAATATCTTCCTTCGGCAAAATAATTTTACTTTTTTTGGAAACGAATTTTATGCAGGTTGAAGATAGACTCAAAGAACTCAAAGTAACTATTAATAAAAAAGTTCCACGTGGAGTTACCGTAACGGATGTTGAATTTGAAGGCCCTGAGATGGTTATCTATACCGATGATCCGAAACTGTTTGCCGAGGATCATGATCTGATCAAGACACTTGCGAGAGAC from Methanocorpusculum sp. harbors:
- the psmB gene encoding archaeal proteasome endopeptidase complex subunit beta yields the protein MSQEHQDVKTGTTTVGIVFNGGVILATERRATMGTLIASKKAKKVHAITDKIGMTIAGGVGDAQQLVRIINVECNLYEIRRGQEISVGAAATILSNYLNQNRFSPYYVQLLVGGVDTSGPSVYSVDAAGGATLEENFVSTGSGSLTAYGVLEDRFKTNMTENEAIELAVRALRAAMLRDSASGEGYNVVIITQEKFAYLPEDKIVEYLPSAK